Proteins encoded in a region of the Vicinamibacterales bacterium genome:
- a CDS encoding serine/threonine-protein kinase — protein sequence MDQERWQKLRQVFAAAVAVDGHERERLLEEHARADPELAAQARALLNADARPGVMDAAGPHFVSVARMLAEATPDRIGAYRVVGELGRGGMGVVYLAERADGEFQHRVAIKLIDTSDADDPRHQRFRTERQILAGLIHPNIARLLDGGLTEDGRPYLVMEYVDGVPITTYCDDQRLDVRARLRLFADVCAAVQHAHQNLVIHRDLKPSNILVSTDGRVHLLDFGIAKLIDPALSAAAAPQTRLESRMMTPEYASPEQVRAESLTTASDIYSLGVLLYELLSGYRPYRLTTASPVQIAAAVCEQDPERPSTRAAAAPRGDGELAAETAAQRRATSPDRLAHLLAGDLDGIVLMAMRKEPGRRYASADMLRQDIERFLAGQPVLAHRGSRRYRAHMFLRRHRVEAAALTIVAVALLTGLSLAVTQGRRATRERDRAEQALVESDEVTNFLLELFRTGSPGDAPPAHLSALDLLQRGAARAEELADQPVVYARLLDVVGQMALHLGRLDEAQRRLEQAVAIRRAALGGTSLDLASSLIHLSWVHRTRNEYAAAQKLVAEALDIRRRMLPASHPDIADGLYESGWLTSGADQERLYRQALAILAETPGNAERRVTLLQGLATNLRRQGRPADAVAAGREGLHAAERSFGPEHHLTGAAMIHLADHVWEVEENVAAAERLYRRGLELITRQFGGNSIRLIHGLNSLGELLGQRGSDEAEVLYRRALNISQSATGPEHPRVADQLHRLAGELARQGRLAEAETLARQALDLTVRTVGPRHQAIATNRLPLLASILDRRQRYDEADRIFASALEQTPQGVVAGQMRRDYGLMLIRRGDYVRAEQQLLQSVSLLEAAYRGAPHPNIDESKRALMDLYGRLGKADAVERYRVQPGRFIPR from the coding sequence ATGGACCAGGAACGCTGGCAGAAGCTGCGGCAGGTGTTTGCCGCCGCCGTCGCGGTCGATGGGCACGAGCGCGAGCGCCTGCTGGAGGAGCACGCGCGTGCGGATCCCGAGCTGGCGGCGCAGGCGCGTGCGCTGCTGAACGCGGACGCCCGGCCCGGCGTGATGGACGCGGCCGGGCCGCACTTCGTCTCGGTGGCGCGCATGCTCGCCGAGGCGACGCCGGATCGCATCGGCGCCTACCGCGTGGTCGGCGAACTCGGTCGCGGCGGGATGGGCGTGGTCTATCTGGCGGAGCGCGCCGACGGCGAGTTCCAGCACCGCGTCGCGATCAAGCTGATCGACACCAGCGACGCCGACGATCCCCGGCATCAGCGGTTCCGGACCGAACGGCAGATCCTCGCCGGGCTGATTCACCCCAACATCGCGCGGCTGCTCGACGGCGGTCTCACCGAGGACGGCCGCCCGTATCTGGTCATGGAGTACGTCGACGGCGTGCCGATCACGACGTACTGCGACGACCAGCGGCTGGACGTGCGCGCCCGGCTGCGCCTGTTCGCCGACGTCTGCGCCGCGGTGCAGCACGCGCACCAGAATCTCGTCATCCATCGCGATCTGAAGCCGAGCAACATCCTCGTCTCGACGGATGGACGCGTGCATCTCCTCGATTTCGGCATCGCCAAACTGATCGACCCCGCGCTCAGCGCGGCGGCCGCGCCGCAGACCCGGCTCGAGTCGCGGATGATGACGCCGGAATACGCGAGTCCGGAACAGGTACGCGCCGAATCTCTCACCACCGCGAGCGACATCTACTCCCTCGGCGTGCTGCTCTACGAACTCCTCTCGGGATACCGGCCGTATCGCCTGACCACGGCTTCGCCGGTGCAGATCGCCGCTGCCGTGTGCGAGCAGGATCCCGAGCGGCCGAGCACCCGCGCGGCGGCCGCGCCCCGCGGCGACGGCGAGCTGGCGGCGGAGACTGCGGCGCAGCGGCGCGCCACGTCCCCGGATCGTCTCGCGCACCTGCTCGCCGGTGACCTCGACGGCATCGTCCTGATGGCGATGCGCAAGGAGCCGGGACGCCGCTATGCCTCCGCCGACATGCTGCGCCAGGACATCGAACGCTTCCTCGCCGGACAGCCGGTGCTGGCGCACCGCGGCAGCCGCCGCTACCGGGCGCACATGTTCCTGCGCCGCCATCGCGTCGAAGCCGCCGCGCTGACGATCGTGGCGGTGGCGCTGCTCACGGGATTGAGCCTGGCGGTTACCCAGGGACGCCGCGCCACCCGCGAGCGCGATCGGGCCGAGCAGGCGCTCGTCGAATCCGACGAGGTGACGAATTTCCTGCTGGAGCTCTTTCGCACCGGATCGCCCGGCGACGCGCCGCCGGCGCATCTCTCCGCCCTCGACCTGCTGCAGCGCGGCGCGGCGCGCGCCGAGGAGCTCGCCGACCAGCCCGTCGTCTACGCCCGTCTGCTCGACGTCGTCGGTCAGATGGCGCTGCATCTCGGCCGTCTCGACGAAGCACAGCGCCGGCTGGAACAGGCGGTCGCGATCCGCCGGGCGGCGCTCGGAGGCACGTCGCTCGACCTGGCGAGCAGCCTGATTCATCTGTCGTGGGTGCACCGCACACGCAATGAGTACGCGGCCGCGCAGAAGCTGGTAGCCGAAGCGCTCGACATCCGGCGGCGAATGCTCCCGGCCAGCCACCCGGACATCGCTGATGGGCTCTACGAATCCGGCTGGCTGACGTCCGGCGCCGACCAGGAGCGTCTCTACCGGCAGGCGCTCGCCATCCTGGCGGAAACGCCGGGCAACGCGGAGCGGCGCGTCACGCTGCTTCAGGGCCTGGCGACGAACCTCCGGCGGCAGGGCCGCCCCGCCGACGCGGTCGCCGCCGGTCGCGAGGGACTGCACGCCGCCGAGCGTTCATTCGGACCCGAGCATCATCTGACCGGCGCCGCGATGATTCACCTGGCCGATCATGTATGGGAGGTCGAAGAGAACGTCGCGGCGGCGGAGCGGCTCTATCGCCGCGGCCTCGAGCTGATCACGAGGCAGTTCGGCGGCAACAGCATCCGGCTCATTCACGGTCTGAACAGTCTCGGCGAACTCCTGGGGCAGCGCGGCAGCGACGAGGCGGAGGTGCTCTATCGGCGAGCGCTGAACATCAGTCAGTCGGCGACGGGTCCCGAGCACCCTCGCGTCGCCGATCAGCTGCACCGGCTGGCGGGCGAGCTGGCCCGGCAGGGGCGCCTTGCCGAAGCGGAAACGCTCGCGAGGCAGGCGCTCGACCTCACGGTCCGTACGGTGGGTCCGCGTCATCAGGCAATAGCCACGAACCGCCTCCCGCTGCTCGCCAGCATCCTCGATCGCCGGCAACGCTACGACGAAGCGGATCGGATCTTTGCGTCGGCGCTCGAACAGACGCCGCAGGGCGTCGTCGCCGGCCAGATGCGCCGCGACTACGGGTTGATGCTGATCCGCCGCGGAGACTACGTGCGCGCGGAGCAGCAGCTCCTGCAGTCCGTGTCGTTGCTCGAGGCGGCCTATCGCGGCGCCCCTCATCCGAACATCGACGAGAGCAAGCGCGCGCTGATGGACTTGTACGGCCGGCTGGGCAAGGCGGATGCGGTCGAGCGGTATCGCGTCCAGCCCGGCCGCTTCATCCCGCGTTGA
- a CDS encoding multicopper oxidase domain-containing protein → MASGSNREYRLKRRELLQFGIGGFSALGASALRAAATDGQTPGSGQGAQPPQPPPTDAVVDVTTVPVEDWTEPWIWRPSEWPGRSLALNIVGNSHPPRATSPGNRFTPLYSFNGSSPGPTIRMRGDEVLRVTLRNHLGPNLSRVPKGPAPDPFEVHPEALAAAFCRMQKAAGRSCDAPPNARTVFGHFHEFFEGSPIELVDTSCVSGHVNVPHGSHTTNLHTHGLHVEPGVNPNGTFGDNTYLRVLPRADSETRKTSSQPGCRGLAPHERVAEAEYEHRLGNVQRNRRKAGAPPQPHPPGTHWYHPHAHGSTQDQVASGLAGFLIVEGDVDDAINRAMTGTERPDPCVKTGPYDYRERLMLIQRVEVFSVDADAGPRRGQARIAPPTAINGGFSPTTMFMRPGAVERWRVLNGSVDGRGFKSFMVLEGQFVFSDRQLWRVLPGEKDGAPRRFEPATRQDVADATRQLFQLSLDGITLVEVENGRARHTIRDLSRQNAGTHNPLDRQPTPGEDRTRAMLKNVEDCYRDGDSLRNLFVRPNQVFLTNANRTDVFFKAPLDAAGKIYTVFAQEFPLPTDNFQQRLQVGIATGRSGFSPGNPSPADVVVGYVKVTGDAVAGGEFDVMSLRDKLPPVPTWLQPIEDAELRVPAAEAARRGVAAGSFRTRVISYSGYGPTDFPLIEVPEAFTRAHPELKGRLWDEIGGARVLLAPFSRTMAVNGEFDLAAHPAPPPPQKMGHHDSGHPRALVETSEEWVVYNCSVALWSHTDKAKFKQPGQYGLHYRAYPIGRADGQRRFAADPEFQITTKGADHPFHIHVNPCWVTRIDVPDEHGRFHNILGAPQWMDTVSIPRGGRVVFRSRFADYTGMWVNHCHILMHEDHGMMQAVAAVASAKEANYRPRTRVASHAMSSEDVNAIYPPPSLELMYAQSMSFVDTSPELGHAFPGFPLEVPAL, encoded by the coding sequence ATGGCCAGCGGTTCGAACCGCGAGTACCGTCTGAAGCGGCGGGAGCTGCTTCAATTCGGAATCGGCGGCTTTTCGGCTCTCGGCGCATCGGCGTTGCGTGCGGCGGCGACAGACGGACAGACGCCGGGATCCGGACAAGGCGCACAGCCGCCGCAGCCGCCGCCGACCGACGCCGTCGTCGACGTCACCACGGTGCCGGTCGAGGACTGGACGGAGCCGTGGATCTGGCGCCCGTCCGAGTGGCCCGGCCGGTCGCTGGCGTTGAACATCGTGGGCAACTCGCATCCACCGCGGGCGACCTCCCCGGGGAACCGCTTTACGCCTCTCTACAGCTTCAACGGCTCGAGCCCCGGTCCGACGATTCGCATGCGAGGGGACGAAGTCCTTCGCGTGACGCTCAGGAATCACCTCGGCCCGAACCTGAGCCGCGTGCCGAAGGGACCCGCCCCCGATCCGTTCGAAGTGCATCCCGAAGCGCTCGCGGCCGCCTTCTGCCGGATGCAGAAGGCGGCGGGCCGATCGTGCGACGCGCCGCCGAACGCGCGAACCGTCTTCGGGCACTTTCACGAGTTCTTCGAGGGCAGCCCGATCGAGCTGGTAGACACGAGCTGCGTATCGGGGCACGTGAACGTTCCTCACGGGTCGCACACGACCAACCTGCACACGCACGGCCTGCACGTCGAGCCCGGCGTCAATCCGAACGGCACGTTCGGGGACAACACCTACCTGCGCGTGCTGCCACGCGCGGACAGCGAGACGCGCAAGACCTCGTCGCAGCCGGGATGCCGCGGACTGGCGCCGCACGAGCGCGTCGCCGAGGCGGAGTACGAGCACCGGCTGGGCAACGTCCAGCGGAACCGCCGCAAGGCTGGTGCGCCGCCGCAGCCCCATCCGCCCGGCACGCATTGGTATCACCCGCACGCCCACGGCTCCACGCAGGATCAGGTCGCGAGCGGTCTCGCGGGCTTTCTGATCGTCGAAGGAGATGTCGACGACGCCATCAACCGCGCGATGACCGGCACGGAACGTCCGGACCCCTGCGTCAAGACGGGGCCGTACGACTATCGCGAGCGTCTGATGCTCATCCAGCGCGTCGAGGTCTTCTCGGTCGACGCCGACGCCGGTCCTCGACGCGGCCAGGCGCGCATCGCGCCGCCGACGGCGATCAACGGCGGCTTCTCACCGACGACGATGTTCATGCGGCCGGGCGCTGTCGAGCGCTGGCGCGTCCTCAACGGCAGCGTCGACGGCCGCGGATTCAAATCCTTCATGGTGCTCGAAGGGCAGTTCGTGTTCTCCGACCGGCAGCTGTGGCGGGTGCTGCCCGGCGAGAAGGATGGCGCGCCCCGGCGCTTCGAGCCGGCTACGCGGCAGGACGTGGCGGACGCGACACGGCAGCTGTTTCAGCTGTCGCTCGACGGGATCACGCTCGTCGAGGTGGAGAACGGGCGGGCGCGGCACACGATTCGCGACTTGTCACGGCAGAATGCCGGAACGCACAACCCCCTCGATCGCCAGCCCACGCCCGGCGAGGATCGCACCCGCGCCATGCTGAAGAACGTGGAGGACTGCTATCGCGACGGCGACAGCCTGCGCAACCTGTTCGTCCGGCCGAATCAGGTGTTTCTGACGAACGCAAACCGGACGGACGTCTTCTTCAAAGCGCCGCTCGATGCCGCCGGGAAGATCTACACGGTGTTCGCGCAGGAGTTTCCGCTCCCGACGGACAACTTCCAGCAGAGACTCCAGGTGGGCATCGCGACCGGCCGTTCGGGATTCAGTCCCGGCAACCCCTCTCCGGCCGACGTCGTCGTCGGCTACGTCAAGGTGACGGGCGACGCCGTCGCCGGCGGGGAGTTCGACGTGATGAGCCTGCGCGACAAACTGCCGCCGGTACCGACGTGGCTTCAGCCGATCGAAGATGCCGAACTGCGTGTTCCCGCGGCGGAAGCGGCTCGCCGCGGCGTGGCGGCGGGCAGCTTCCGGACGCGCGTGATCAGCTATTCCGGGTATGGCCCCACGGATTTTCCGCTGATCGAGGTGCCGGAGGCGTTTACTCGTGCGCACCCCGAGCTCAAGGGACGCCTGTGGGACGAGATCGGCGGAGCCAGGGTGCTGCTCGCTCCCTTCTCCCGCACGATGGCGGTGAACGGCGAGTTCGATCTTGCGGCACATCCGGCGCCGCCGCCGCCGCAGAAAATGGGGCACCACGACTCCGGCCATCCGAGGGCGCTCGTCGAGACGAGCGAGGAGTGGGTGGTGTACAACTGTTCGGTCGCACTCTGGAGTCATACCGACAAGGCGAAGTTCAAGCAGCCCGGTCAGTACGGCCTTCACTACCGCGCCTATCCGATCGGCCGCGCCGACGGACAGCGGCGCTTTGCCGCCGATCCGGAATTCCAGATCACGACCAAAGGCGCCGATCATCCGTTCCACATCCACGTCAACCCATGCTGGGTGACGCGCATCGACGTGCCCGATGAGCACGGACGCTTCCACAACATTCTCGGCGCCCCGCAGTGGATGGACACCGTGTCGATCCCTCGAGGCGGGCGCGTCGTGTTCCGCTCGCGGTTTGCCGATTACACGGGCATGTGGGTGAACCACTGCCACATCCTGATGCACGAGGATCACGGGATGATGCAGGCGGTGGCGGCCGTGGCGAGCGCCAAAGAGGCGAACTATCGCCCGCGGACGCGCGTGGCCTCTCACGCGATGTCCAGCGAGGACGTGAACGCAATCTATCCCCCGCCGTCGCTCGAGTTGATGTACGCGCAGAGCATGTCGTTCGTCGACACGAGTCCCGAGCTGGGCCACGCGTTCCCGGGATTTCCGCTGGAGGTGCCTGCGCTGTAG
- a CDS encoding sodium:solute symporter family protein, whose protein sequence is MKLVTVDWLIVLATILICFVPALFFGKRAGRNTSEFFASGRSVPWWLAGLSMVATTFSSDTPNWVTQQVRQYGVAGNWQWWAMVLTGVATVFFFARLWRRSGVMTDLEFYELRYSGRAASLVRGFRAVYLGLFFNCFIMGMVTLAACKIANILFGLPPWQTIVICGVLNVVFAAHSGLWGVLVIDMVQFFIKMTAVIAAAYFSLKQVARQTGVGESAAAGLRQLVEILGGQQVNFAAGSQPVLTPIDGRGQPLLDMMPNFAMTDLALMIFIVPIAIGWWANWYPGAEPGGGSYIAQRMLASKSEKDSLGGTLFFNLAHYVLRPWPWIVTALCSIVVFPELKDIQAAFPGADPRLIGHDSAFPAMLKFLPVGFAGLMMGGLIAANSSTILTHLNWGASYLVHDFYRRFIRPDADERHYVGVGRICTVLLYVVAALLSTMLESAQDAFEILISIGAGTGLLYLLRWFWWRINAWTEVVAMVSSFAVSVFFFAMRKSGQGFPFAYTVLFSVAFTTICWLIAAYVTAPTSRERLIEFYRKVHPAGPGWRVIREAAGVSEAEAARHGDHIGKATLGWISGCLTIWMSLFAIGNFLYGRTSLALIQTAIFLVSGLTLLYVVNTLWDRSPQDTRSARV, encoded by the coding sequence ATGAAACTCGTCACCGTCGACTGGCTGATCGTGCTCGCCACGATCCTGATCTGCTTCGTGCCGGCGCTGTTCTTCGGCAAGCGCGCCGGCCGGAACACCTCGGAGTTCTTCGCCTCCGGCCGCTCCGTCCCGTGGTGGCTCGCCGGGCTGTCGATGGTGGCGACGACGTTCAGCAGCGACACGCCGAACTGGGTGACGCAGCAGGTGCGGCAGTACGGCGTCGCCGGCAACTGGCAGTGGTGGGCGATGGTGCTGACCGGCGTCGCGACCGTGTTCTTCTTTGCGCGGCTGTGGCGCCGGTCGGGCGTGATGACGGATCTCGAGTTCTACGAGCTGCGCTACTCGGGGCGCGCGGCGTCGCTCGTCCGCGGCTTCCGCGCGGTGTACCTCGGGCTGTTCTTCAACTGCTTCATCATGGGCATGGTCACGCTGGCGGCGTGCAAGATCGCCAACATCCTGTTCGGCCTGCCGCCGTGGCAGACGATCGTCATCTGCGGCGTGCTCAACGTCGTGTTCGCGGCGCATTCCGGGCTGTGGGGCGTGCTGGTCATCGACATGGTGCAGTTCTTCATCAAGATGACGGCGGTGATCGCCGCCGCCTACTTCTCGCTGAAGCAGGTGGCGCGTCAGACCGGCGTGGGCGAGAGCGCCGCCGCCGGGCTGCGGCAGCTGGTCGAGATCCTCGGCGGGCAGCAGGTCAACTTCGCGGCGGGCTCGCAGCCGGTGCTGACGCCGATCGACGGCCGCGGCCAGCCGCTGCTCGACATGATGCCGAACTTCGCGATGACCGACCTGGCGCTGATGATCTTCATCGTGCCGATCGCGATCGGCTGGTGGGCGAACTGGTATCCGGGGGCGGAGCCGGGCGGGGGCAGCTACATCGCCCAGCGCATGCTGGCCTCGAAATCGGAAAAGGACTCGCTCGGCGGGACGCTGTTCTTCAACCTCGCGCACTACGTGCTGCGCCCGTGGCCGTGGATCGTCACCGCGCTCTGCTCGATCGTCGTGTTCCCGGAGCTGAAAGACATCCAGGCGGCGTTTCCCGGCGCCGATCCGCGCCTGATCGGACACGACAGCGCGTTTCCCGCGATGCTCAAGTTCCTGCCGGTCGGGTTCGCCGGCCTGATGATGGGCGGGCTCATCGCGGCGAACTCCTCGACGATCCTCACGCACTTGAACTGGGGCGCCTCGTACCTGGTCCACGACTTCTACCGCCGCTTCATCCGGCCCGACGCGGACGAACGGCATTACGTCGGGGTCGGCCGCATCTGCACGGTGCTGCTCTACGTGGTGGCGGCGCTGCTCAGCACGATGCTGGAGTCGGCGCAGGACGCGTTCGAGATCCTGATTTCGATCGGCGCCGGGACCGGGCTGCTCTATCTGCTGCGCTGGTTCTGGTGGCGGATCAACGCCTGGACGGAAGTGGTCGCGATGGTCAGCTCGTTCGCGGTGTCGGTGTTCTTCTTCGCGATGCGCAAGTCGGGGCAGGGTTTTCCGTTCGCGTATACCGTGCTCTTCTCGGTGGCCTTCACGACCATCTGCTGGCTGATCGCCGCCTACGTCACCGCGCCGACGAGCCGCGAGCGCCTGATCGAGTTCTACCGCAAGGTGCATCCCGCCGGTCCGGGGTGGCGCGTCATCCGCGAGGCCGCGGGCGTCAGCGAGGCGGAGGCGGCGCGGCATGGCGACCACATCGGCAAGGCGACGCTCGGGTGGATTTCCGGCTGCCTGACGATCTGGATGTCGCTCTTCGCCATCGGCAACTTCCTCTACGGGCGCACGTCGCTCGCCCTGATCCAGACCGCCATCTTCCTGGTCAGCGGCCTGACGCTGCTCTACGTGGTGAACACGTTGTGGGATCGCTCGCCGCAGGACACGCGCAGCGCGCGAGTGTGA
- a CDS encoding VWA domain-containing protein, with the protein MKVLAVAVSLAMLAARQEPQPRRPTFKSTVDLVPVDVSVVDKNGRPVSDLTPQEFTLSVDGKPRRIASAEFISIAGTAAAAPARAAEYSTNAGAAGGRLIMLVIDAENIGIGRGKTVFEAARRFVGTLNPADRVALVVLPNVGPQTEFTTNHALVQSLLAKVVGRATEEFGPRRIGLSDALALQGNDRTAIRDIVARECGADPGPTLVESCLQRMQGEGGQLLMSVRERSRNALVALRGLFDRMDTGNTPKTIVLLSEGMLLDRDLADISWIGTRASAAHIILYVLQMDSSESDASSQRLSSSQTADKTILKHGLDQLAFNARGEVFRIFGDADFAFQRLGRELSGYYLLSFEPESGDRDGTPHRIKIDVRRPQVELRARREFTVGPPVALTTDELVRQALRSPILAADIPLKLTTYTFQDPASSRLKILLAVEIDRSMNPRENVSLGYVMLDDMGQPGAGRLQRTVPNPVDAVRRVQQWVGAAVAPPGNYTVKVAVVDDSGRRGSVERTITARLSAFGQLHATDLLLADNMTQNAGDAPPPVAADLTGDELHTYFELLSEAPEQLTNASVVLEVAKTETGQAIESAPARLQAAEMAGGRRRTAEAGVPIGLLPPGEYVVRAVISVSGRKVGQVVRPFRVSRAGPLVAARGAAASPLEPAPPIAFASRIDVFDKSAVLTPQVLSFFLDRFSAGAAADAVPLRPAIEHARAGRLDEALQGLKGAADDRLAAVFLRGLAALSSGDLKNAEARFSAALKMDSEFLPAAFYLGACHAAAGRDRDAAAAWQTALITESNAPFVYTLLGDALLRLRDTEQAVDVLTAARTLWPANDDVGIRLATALVRSGRHAEAVKILLPYLDAHPADADGLFLALRSLYETRAANGSIETRDADKARFTRYADAYAAAGGSRQAVVNQWRKAFGSQ; encoded by the coding sequence ATGAAAGTCCTGGCGGTGGCAGTGTCGCTCGCGATGCTTGCGGCCCGGCAGGAGCCGCAGCCGCGGCGCCCGACTTTCAAGTCCACCGTCGACCTGGTGCCGGTGGACGTCAGCGTGGTCGACAAGAACGGCCGGCCCGTGTCCGACCTCACCCCGCAGGAGTTCACCCTGTCGGTCGACGGCAAACCGCGGCGGATCGCGTCCGCGGAGTTCATCTCGATCGCCGGCACCGCCGCCGCCGCGCCGGCGAGGGCCGCCGAATACAGCACGAACGCCGGGGCTGCGGGCGGGCGGCTGATCATGCTCGTGATCGACGCCGAGAACATCGGCATCGGCCGCGGCAAGACGGTGTTCGAGGCGGCGCGCCGGTTCGTCGGCACCCTGAACCCGGCCGACCGCGTCGCGCTCGTCGTGCTGCCGAACGTCGGCCCTCAGACCGAGTTCACGACCAATCACGCGCTGGTGCAGTCGCTGCTCGCGAAGGTCGTCGGCCGCGCCACCGAGGAGTTCGGACCGCGGCGGATCGGGCTTTCCGACGCGCTGGCGCTGCAGGGGAACGATCGCACCGCGATCCGCGACATCGTCGCGCGCGAATGCGGCGCCGATCCCGGACCGACGCTCGTCGAGAGCTGCCTGCAGCGGATGCAGGGCGAAGGCGGGCAGCTGCTGATGTCGGTGCGGGAGCGCTCGCGCAACGCGCTGGTCGCGCTGCGCGGGCTGTTCGACCGCATGGACACCGGCAACACCCCCAAGACCATCGTGCTGCTCTCGGAAGGGATGCTGCTCGATCGCGACCTGGCCGACATCTCGTGGATCGGCACGCGCGCGTCGGCCGCGCACATCATTCTCTACGTGCTCCAGATGGACAGCTCGGAGTCGGACGCGTCGTCGCAGCGGCTCTCCTCGTCGCAGACGGCGGACAAGACCATCCTGAAGCACGGCCTCGACCAGCTGGCGTTCAACGCCCGCGGCGAGGTGTTCAGGATCTTCGGCGACGCGGACTTCGCGTTCCAGCGTCTCGGACGCGAGCTCTCCGGCTACTACCTCCTCAGCTTCGAACCGGAGAGCGGCGACCGCGACGGCACGCCGCACCGGATCAAGATCGACGTGCGCCGGCCGCAGGTGGAGCTGCGCGCCCGGCGCGAGTTCACCGTCGGTCCGCCGGTCGCGCTCACCACCGACGAATTGGTGCGCCAGGCGCTGCGCTCGCCGATCCTCGCCGCCGACATTCCGCTCAAGCTCACGACCTACACGTTCCAGGACCCGGCGTCGTCGCGGTTGAAGATCCTGCTCGCCGTCGAGATCGATCGCTCGATGAACCCGCGGGAGAACGTGAGCCTCGGATACGTCATGCTCGACGACATGGGGCAGCCGGGCGCCGGCCGTCTGCAGCGGACGGTTCCCAACCCGGTCGACGCGGTGCGGCGGGTGCAGCAGTGGGTTGGCGCCGCGGTGGCGCCGCCGGGGAACTACACCGTCAAGGTCGCGGTGGTGGACGACAGCGGCCGTCGTGGCAGCGTCGAGCGCACGATCACCGCTCGATTGAGCGCCTTCGGCCAGCTGCACGCGACCGACCTGCTGCTTGCCGACAACATGACGCAGAACGCGGGGGATGCGCCTCCGCCGGTCGCCGCGGATCTCACTGGAGACGAGCTCCATACCTACTTCGAGCTGCTCTCCGAGGCACCCGAGCAGCTCACGAACGCCAGCGTCGTCCTCGAAGTGGCGAAGACCGAGACCGGCCAGGCGATCGAGAGCGCGCCCGCGCGGCTGCAGGCGGCGGAAATGGCGGGCGGGCGCCGGCGTACGGCGGAGGCGGGCGTGCCGATCGGCCTGCTCCCTCCGGGCGAGTACGTGGTCCGCGCGGTCATTTCCGTCAGCGGCCGCAAGGTCGGACAAGTCGTCCGCCCGTTCCGCGTGAGCCGTGCCGGGCCGCTCGTCGCGGCGCGCGGCGCGGCCGCGTCACCCCTCGAGCCCGCGCCGCCGATCGCCTTCGCCTCGCGCATCGACGTGTTCGACAAGTCGGCGGTGCTGACGCCGCAGGTGCTCAGCTTCTTTCTCGATCGATTCAGCGCCGGTGCGGCGGCGGACGCGGTTCCGCTTCGACCCGCGATTGAGCACGCTCGCGCCGGCAGGCTGGACGAGGCGCTGCAGGGGTTGAAGGGCGCGGCCGACGATCGACTCGCGGCAGTGTTCCTGAGAGGCCTCGCCGCACTCTCGAGCGGCGATCTGAAGAATGCCGAAGCGCGGTTCAGCGCCGCGCTGAAGATGGATTCGGAGTTCCTGCCGGCGGCGTTCTATCTCGGCGCGTGCCATGCCGCCGCGGGACGCGATCGAGACGCGGCCGCAGCGTGGCAGACCGCGCTCATCACCGAGTCGAACGCGCCGTTCGTCTACACGCTCCTCGGCGACGCGCTGCTTCGCCTGCGCGACACCGAGCAGGCCGTCGACGTGCTGACCGCGGCGCGCACGCTGTGGCCGGCCAACGACGACGTCGGCATCAGACTGGCGACCGCGTTGGTCCGATCGGGCAGGCACGCCGAGGCAGTGAAGATCCTGCTGCCGTACCTGGACGCGCACCCCGCGGACGCCGACGGTCTGTTTCTCGCGCTGCGCTCCTTGTACGAGACGCGCGCGGCGAACGGGTCGATCGAGACCCGCGACGCCGACAAGGCGCGCTTCACGCGATACGCCGACGCCTATGCCGCAGCCGGAGGTTCCCGGCAGGCGGTGGTGAACCAGTGGCGGAAGGCATTCGGGTCGCAGTAG
- a CDS encoding phosphodiester glycosidase family protein — translation MRGAAAWLLLLVWTLPAGRNPPQPAAPPPNVQRIADGVELHRLHDPSLLSPAGPVAVQALRLDPRRVSLEIAIANDRLPARETVADMAARKKGIAAVNAGFFAVDTGAPAGLLKVRGRLLGGNARARGAVAFLDRQGRTLLLFDRVSADRGRGSYAPSLGSAVRDWQTAKDAVGGAGLLMLNGREFDEWTEERIAAGFDTTRHPRTMIGEDGTSIWLVTVDGRQPWLSLGMSFTELRGLARRLGLRSALNLDGGGSTTMVVRGVIVNNPSDATGPRPVSDAIVVRTRR, via the coding sequence ATGCGTGGTGCCGCCGCCTGGCTGCTGCTGCTCGTCTGGACCCTGCCGGCGGGCCGGAATCCGCCGCAGCCCGCGGCGCCGCCGCCCAACGTCCAGCGGATCGCCGACGGTGTGGAGCTGCATCGGCTCCACGATCCGTCGCTGCTGAGCCCGGCGGGTCCGGTGGCGGTGCAGGCGCTGAGGCTCGATCCGCGCAGGGTCTCGCTCGAGATCGCCATCGCGAACGACCGCCTGCCGGCCCGCGAGACCGTCGCCGACATGGCGGCGCGAAAGAAGGGGATCGCCGCCGTCAACGCCGGCTTCTTCGCCGTCGACACGGGGGCGCCGGCGGGACTGCTGAAGGTCCGCGGACGCCTGCTTGGCGGGAACGCGCGCGCCCGCGGCGCCGTCGCCTTCCTCGACCGCCAGGGACGGACGCTGCTGCTCTTCGATCGGGTGAGCGCCGACCGCGGCCGCGGCAGCTACGCGCCGTCGCTCGGCTCGGCGGTGAGGGACTGGCAGACGGCGAAGGACGCCGTCGGCGGGGCCGGACTTCTGATGCTGAACGGGCGCGAGTTCGACGAGTGGACGGAGGAACGGATTGCCGCGGGGTTCGACACCACGCGCCATCCCCGCACGATGATCGGCGAGGACGGCACGTCGATCTGGCTCGTGACCGTGGACGGCCGCCAGCCGTGGCTCAGCCTCGGCATGTCGTTCACCGAGCTGCGCGGTCTGGCCAGACGCCTCGGATTGCGGTCGGCGCTGAATCTCGACGGCGGCGGCTCGACGACGATGGTGGTGCGCGGCGTCATCGTCAACAATCCCTCCGACGCCACCGGCCCGCGCCCGGTGAGCGACGCGATCGTGGTGAGGACGAGGCGGTAG